The following are encoded together in the Flavihumibacter fluvii genome:
- a CDS encoding SusC/RagA family TonB-linked outer membrane protein — MFRKLAMIMMAILLLLNAPALFAQVANKGKVSVKGKVLDKKSGQPVSGVTISIKGESNGVASGEDGNFTITVPSDKSILVISSVGYTTEELPVGSSGQEMIITISQTNKDLNEVVVTALGIQRSAKSLTYATQRISGDELNEIRDANIANTLSGKVAGLTITSSANGPGGAARIILRGNRSIQGSNNALIVVDGVAIDNSTPSGQVRDDAGSSNGAQSGSDGISSINPDDIETVNVLKGAAGAALYGSRASNGVILITTKRGRSGRMQVNLNSGISMESPMLLQDLQNEYSQGAGGSYSTSPATNYGEKITGQQVTDFHGNSVTLKAYPDNVKDFFQTGYSINNSISVNAGSEKIQTYISYANNYVNGIVPTNFLNRHNFNARLGVNITDRLTADARITYLLQDISNKPGVGGDGLVGANLYRVPRSVNLDEYKTYKTVTGSVEKPYYWVSSDPVYTNPYWTTYNTHHNEDRSRVLGLLSLKYKLTSWLNLQARVSSDSYNDFNTQSYANNTPNYARKPGGYYSEENVYVAERNVDILLSGSNNIAKDLKITYNLGASDLVRNMRVRKSIADGLNINNKYDLRFATALTATTNNANRELQSVYGTAQFNFRDYLYLDLTARNDWSSTLPEPYSFFYPSAGVTAVLSDMFKMADWINLAKVRASYAQVGNDADPYLINQTYRYLTGAYGGYIAASPTKAISDLKPELTSSIELGTEWRFLDNRIGIDLTVYKSNSKNQLIQISTPPSSGYGNTFLNAGNIQNSGLEIMLNIQPVRSKDFTWDLGLNYAYNKSKVVELDPSIRYVYLGAGSTFRTAIPVVREGGEYGDLYGYHWKRDASGQFVVNDNGLPIKVDTASRLGNYNPKYTFGISNNFKYRNWSLGFLIDGKIGGVIASGTAGQYAYAGSSASTLAYRDGNWVIPAVKADGSKNTTAVNAEKFWQTVAQGDYNWGEFFTYDASNVRLREVSLSYEFKKLPTILKAAKLSLYARNLFFIYRGSSIMDIPGIGKRKMDFDPEVSFGNSNYQGIEYYNLPSSRSIGINCKLTF; from the coding sequence ATGTTTCGAAAGCTGGCGATGATCATGATGGCTATTTTATTATTATTGAATGCGCCGGCCTTATTCGCACAGGTGGCCAATAAGGGGAAGGTTTCCGTGAAGGGGAAAGTGCTCGATAAGAAATCCGGTCAACCGGTTTCCGGCGTTACAATTTCCATTAAAGGTGAAAGCAATGGCGTGGCTTCTGGTGAGGATGGAAATTTCACCATCACCGTACCATCTGACAAAAGCATATTGGTCATTTCATCTGTTGGATACACAACAGAAGAATTGCCTGTTGGTAGTTCAGGCCAGGAAATGATCATCACTATTTCACAAACAAATAAGGACCTGAATGAAGTGGTGGTTACTGCCCTGGGAATCCAGCGCTCCGCTAAATCATTAACCTATGCCACACAGCGTATCAGTGGTGATGAACTCAATGAGATCAGGGATGCAAATATCGCCAATACCCTTAGTGGGAAAGTAGCTGGATTAACGATTACCTCTTCCGCTAATGGTCCGGGTGGTGCCGCCAGAATCATCCTTCGCGGTAACCGTTCCATCCAGGGCTCCAATAACGCACTGATCGTTGTTGACGGGGTGGCAATAGATAACTCCACCCCATCCGGACAGGTACGGGATGATGCCGGTAGCAGCAATGGAGCCCAAAGTGGTAGTGACGGTATTTCCAGTATTAACCCCGACGACATTGAAACGGTTAACGTACTGAAAGGCGCTGCCGGTGCGGCTTTGTATGGTAGTCGCGCCAGCAATGGCGTGATCCTGATCACCACCAAACGGGGTCGTTCGGGCCGGATGCAGGTGAATTTGAATTCAGGTATCTCTATGGAGAGCCCGATGTTACTGCAGGACCTTCAAAATGAATACAGCCAGGGAGCGGGAGGAAGCTATTCCACCAGTCCGGCTACCAACTACGGTGAAAAAATTACCGGCCAGCAGGTGACCGATTTCCATGGAAACAGTGTTACACTGAAGGCCTATCCTGATAATGTGAAAGACTTTTTCCAGACCGGTTATTCTATCAACAATTCCATAAGTGTAAATGCCGGATCTGAAAAAATCCAGACCTATATTTCATATGCGAATAATTATGTGAATGGTATCGTTCCCACCAACTTCCTGAACCGCCATAATTTTAACGCACGCCTGGGTGTTAATATCACGGATCGTTTGACAGCTGATGCCCGTATAACCTATTTGTTGCAGGATATCTCCAACAAACCTGGTGTTGGTGGCGATGGTCTTGTTGGGGCTAACCTTTACAGGGTTCCCCGCAGTGTAAACCTGGATGAATACAAGACATACAAAACGGTAACCGGTTCTGTAGAAAAACCATACTACTGGGTTAGTTCTGATCCCGTGTATACCAATCCATATTGGACTACTTACAATACTCACCATAATGAAGACCGTAGCCGGGTCTTAGGTTTGCTTTCACTGAAATACAAACTGACCAGCTGGTTGAACCTGCAGGCCAGGGTGAGCAGTGATAGTTATAATGACTTCAACACCCAGTCCTATGCCAATAACACGCCGAACTATGCAAGGAAACCGGGTGGCTATTATTCTGAAGAGAATGTGTATGTGGCAGAACGTAACGTCGACATCCTGCTGAGCGGTTCCAATAATATCGCGAAGGATCTTAAAATTACCTATAACCTCGGAGCGTCAGACCTGGTGCGGAACATGCGTGTTCGCAAGAGTATTGCTGATGGCCTGAACATCAACAACAAGTATGACCTGCGCTTTGCAACTGCGCTGACAGCTACGACTAATAATGCAAACCGTGAACTCCAGTCAGTTTATGGAACAGCCCAGTTCAATTTCCGGGATTATCTATATCTCGACCTAACTGCGCGTAACGACTGGTCCAGCACCCTGCCAGAGCCCTATTCATTCTTCTATCCTTCTGCGGGTGTGACTGCAGTATTATCTGACATGTTCAAAATGGCGGATTGGATAAACCTTGCAAAAGTGCGCGCTTCTTATGCGCAGGTAGGTAATGATGCTGATCCATACCTCATCAACCAGACCTACAGGTACCTCACTGGTGCATATGGTGGTTATATTGCTGCCAGTCCAACCAAAGCCATCAGTGACCTGAAGCCTGAATTGACTTCATCCATCGAGCTGGGAACTGAATGGCGCTTCCTGGATAACCGTATCGGTATCGACCTCACTGTTTATAAGTCTAATTCCAAGAACCAGCTGATCCAGATCAGTACACCGCCGTCTTCCGGTTATGGTAATACTTTCCTGAATGCAGGAAATATCCAGAATAGTGGATTGGAGATCATGCTGAATATCCAACCGGTACGCAGCAAGGACTTTACCTGGGACCTGGGGCTGAATTATGCGTATAATAAGAGCAAGGTCGTTGAGCTTGATCCTTCAATACGCTATGTGTACCTGGGTGCCGGCTCTACCTTTCGCACGGCTATTCCTGTTGTCAGGGAAGGTGGTGAGTATGGTGACCTTTATGGCTACCACTGGAAACGTGATGCAAGCGGCCAGTTTGTTGTAAACGACAATGGTTTGCCTATTAAAGTTGATACTGCCTCCAGGCTGGGTAACTACAACCCGAAATACACCTTCGGTATCAGTAATAATTTCAAGTACAGGAACTGGAGCCTTGGCTTCCTGATTGATGGTAAGATCGGCGGGGTGATCGCTTCCGGTACTGCAGGCCAGTATGCCTATGCCGGTAGTTCTGCATCAACCCTGGCATATCGTGATGGCAATTGGGTGATCCCTGCAGTGAAAGCTGATGGATCCAAAAATACTACTGCAGTGAATGCTGAAAAATTCTGGCAAACAGTTGCACAGGGTGACTATAACTGGGGCGAGTTCTTTACCTACGATGCCTCAAATGTTCGCCTGCGGGAAGTTTCCCTGAGTTATGAATTCAAAAAGCTTCCGACTATATTGAAGGCTGCGAAATTATCACTATATGCCCGTAACCTTTTCTTCATTTACCGCGGTAGTTCAATCATGGATATTCCAGGTATCGGCAAGCGGAAAATGGATTTTGATCCTGAAGTTAGCTTCGGTAATAGTAACTACCAGGGCATTGAATATTATAACCTGCCCTCTTCCAGAAGCATTGGTATCAATTGTAAGTTGACCTTCTAA
- a CDS encoding ferritin: protein MENHHMFNKKIADALNKQILMEAQSSQAYLAMGSWAEIQPGLKGVTAFFFKHSDEERMHMLKLIHFVNERGGFAVVPELKQPNLTFVSLKKAFEELLNHELAVSASINDLVELALAQKDYATHNFLQWYVMEQMEEEKLARECNEKLEMIGDDRSGLYLFDRDIVAAGR, encoded by the coding sequence ATGGAAAACCACCATATGTTTAATAAGAAAATTGCCGATGCCCTGAATAAGCAAATCCTGATGGAAGCACAAAGCTCACAGGCTTATCTCGCCATGGGCAGCTGGGCTGAAATACAGCCCGGGTTAAAAGGAGTTACTGCTTTCTTTTTTAAGCACAGTGATGAGGAAAGGATGCATATGCTGAAACTGATCCACTTTGTAAATGAAAGAGGCGGTTTTGCAGTAGTCCCCGAGTTAAAGCAACCTAACCTGACCTTTGTGTCTTTGAAAAAGGCCTTCGAGGAATTGCTGAACCATGAGCTGGCTGTAAGTGCCAGTATCAATGACCTTGTAGAACTTGCATTAGCCCAGAAAGATTATGCCACCCATAATTTTTTACAATGGTATGTGATGGAACAAATGGAAGAAGAAAAACTGGCCCGCGAATGCAATGAAAAGCTGGAAATGATTGGTGATGACCGCAGCGGCCTGTATTTATTTGACCGTGATATTGTTGCCGCTGGCAGGTAA
- a CDS encoding LLM class flavin-dependent oxidoreductase has translation MHTPYSILELAVVSKGSTPADAFRNSLTLAQKAEELGYTRFWLAEHHNMISVASSATVVLIGHIAVGTQKIRVGSGGIMLPNHSPLIVAEQFGTLGTLYPGRIDLGLGRAPGTDQVTAHAIRPERMQAVYQFPEDISRIQQYFSTKNAAEKVRVNVAEGIAVPIYILGSSTDSAKLAAKKGLPYAFASHFSSGALLEALAIYHNEFQPSEFLREPYTIACVNVIAAETDAEAERLSTSYIRMILGVLTGQMDYLQEPTDMTEELHQLRKNPALQQMMKYAFIGSKETVKSGISAFLKETRVSELMVATSAYDPADRLTSYRIVAEIMREPITISV, from the coding sequence ATGCACACACCCTATTCAATTCTCGAACTCGCAGTTGTGTCCAAAGGCAGCACCCCGGCAGATGCCTTCAGGAACAGTCTAACCCTTGCGCAAAAGGCCGAAGAATTAGGGTATACCCGGTTCTGGCTGGCAGAACACCACAACATGATCAGTGTGGCCAGTTCGGCAACAGTTGTCCTGATAGGCCATATTGCCGTGGGTACGCAAAAAATAAGGGTGGGTTCAGGAGGTATTATGCTACCCAACCACTCGCCGTTGATTGTGGCAGAACAATTTGGCACACTGGGCACCTTATATCCCGGCCGCATTGACCTGGGCCTGGGAAGGGCGCCGGGTACCGACCAGGTCACTGCGCATGCCATCAGGCCAGAAAGGATGCAGGCTGTTTACCAATTCCCGGAAGACATCAGCAGGATCCAGCAATATTTTTCCACAAAAAATGCTGCGGAAAAAGTTCGGGTGAACGTGGCAGAAGGAATAGCCGTGCCTATATATATTCTAGGCTCCAGTACAGACAGTGCGAAGCTGGCCGCTAAAAAAGGGCTGCCCTATGCATTTGCCAGCCATTTTTCCAGCGGCGCCCTCCTGGAAGCACTGGCCATTTACCACAATGAATTCCAGCCTTCCGAATTCCTGCGTGAACCCTATACCATTGCCTGTGTGAATGTGATTGCAGCAGAAACAGATGCAGAAGCCGAAAGACTCTCGACTTCGTATATACGCATGATCCTGGGCGTTTTAACCGGACAAATGGATTACCTGCAGGAACCCACCGACATGACAGAGGAGTTACACCAGTTAAGAAAAAACCCGGCATTGCAACAAATGATGAAATATGCTTTCATCGGCAGTAAGGAGACGGTAAAATCAGGGATCAGCGCATTTTTAAAAGAGACCCGTGTATCAGAATTGATGGTGGCCACCAGTGCATATGATCCTGCAGATCGTTTGACCTCTTACCGCATAGTGGCAGAAATCATGCGGGAGCCTATTACAATTTCAGTTTAA
- a CDS encoding serine hydrolase domain-containing protein, translating into MSFRSFLLFIVTVIGSLCFSLSSSCQPANAEAGIRAIMQQQKVMGLSVAVVKKNKIIYTHSFGLKDMESNTPLTDDCIFRIASISKSFSATSIMQLVRAKKVSLEDDMSKLVGFTIRNPKFPGTVITLRHVMSHRSSINDSQGYFTLDAINPAKNPDWAKCFNDYEPGKGYMYCNLNYNMVGTIIEKFSGERFDQYVKHHVLDPLGLYGGYCVDSLDKSRFATIYEYNVDSAKFSASPAAYAPRREEIANYAMGYSTPIFSPTGGMKISATDLAQYMIMHMNMGRYHGKRIIRKKYAEQMQAPLSEEEGYGLAIMTTDKLIPGKTMKGHTGSAYGLYSAMFFHPKEKFGIVVISNGCDPAYTDGFNTVIRETVNVLYKDLIF; encoded by the coding sequence ATGAGCTTTCGTTCATTCCTGTTGTTTATAGTAACAGTTATTGGTTCTTTATGTTTTAGCCTTTCCAGTTCCTGCCAGCCTGCAAATGCCGAAGCTGGTATCCGGGCCATCATGCAGCAGCAGAAAGTAATGGGATTGTCTGTAGCCGTTGTGAAGAAGAATAAGATCATTTATACCCATTCCTTCGGACTGAAGGATATGGAAAGTAATACCCCGCTGACCGACGATTGTATTTTCAGGATCGCGTCCATTTCCAAATCCTTTTCGGCAACGTCCATCATGCAGTTGGTCCGGGCAAAAAAAGTTTCCCTGGAAGATGATATGAGCAAACTGGTTGGCTTCACCATCAGGAATCCCAAATTTCCCGGAACGGTCATCACCCTGCGGCACGTTATGTCGCACCGCTCTTCCATCAACGACAGCCAGGGCTATTTTACACTCGATGCTATTAACCCCGCTAAAAACCCGGATTGGGCAAAATGCTTCAACGACTACGAACCCGGAAAAGGATATATGTACTGCAACCTGAATTATAATATGGTGGGTACGATCATTGAAAAGTTTTCCGGCGAAAGGTTCGACCAGTATGTGAAACACCATGTGCTGGATCCGCTGGGATTGTATGGCGGTTATTGCGTGGACTCGCTGGATAAGTCCCGCTTTGCTACTATTTATGAATACAATGTTGACTCAGCTAAATTCTCTGCCTCGCCCGCTGCCTATGCGCCCCGCCGCGAGGAGATCGCTAATTATGCAATGGGCTATAGCACACCCATTTTTTCTCCAACAGGTGGCATGAAGATCTCTGCCACTGATCTTGCGCAATACATGATCATGCACATGAACATGGGCCGTTACCATGGTAAACGCATCATCAGGAAGAAATATGCGGAGCAGATGCAGGCCCCGCTTTCCGAGGAAGAAGGGTATGGCCTGGCCATTATGACAACGGATAAGCTGATTCCCGGTAAAACAATGAAAGGCCATACCGGGTCTGCATACGGACTATACAGCGCCATGTTTTTCCATCCCAAAGAAAAATTCGGCATTGTTGTCATCAGCAATGGCTGTGACCCGGCTTACACCGATGGATTTAATACAGTGATCAGGGAAACGGTGAATGTGTTGTATAAGGATTTAATTTTCTGA
- a CDS encoding MFS transporter has product MVKSKIATQFIFLICGLGMSSWATMVPFAKERLALNDGSLGLLLLLLGAGAITMMPIGSIFLQRYGSRIVILWSALLLALTLPLLLVISNPILMGVVLFLFGAGVGIIDVAMNAHAVHVQNVYNKPIMSSVHGLFSVGGLLGSIGLGFLIQIGLTPIAAAVSIAILLVLIVFGQYKHLLDGKTEKAISHSHSGENVVTAKGSFPWLRKTVIYLGFLCFVVFLAEGAMLDWSAVFLKENRGVSIEWAGIGYAAFSIAMAIMRLVGDKIVSRLDGKKVVVYGSLLAASGLFLAVLTPWLATALAGFILLGIGAANIVPVFFSEGGRIKGVPAGIAIPAITTYGYAGQLAGPAALGYIANQFSLPVAIGFTGVLLLFVALSYLSKA; this is encoded by the coding sequence TTGGTCAAATCCAAAATAGCTACGCAATTCATATTCCTGATTTGCGGACTGGGGATGTCAAGCTGGGCAACCATGGTGCCCTTTGCGAAAGAAAGATTGGCATTAAATGACGGCAGCCTGGGGTTGCTGTTATTGTTACTAGGCGCAGGCGCCATCACCATGATGCCCATTGGCAGTATTTTCCTTCAACGATATGGAAGCCGCATCGTTATATTATGGTCCGCATTACTCCTGGCCCTCACCCTGCCATTGCTGCTGGTGATCAGCAACCCGATACTGATGGGAGTGGTTTTATTTTTGTTCGGGGCAGGTGTCGGAATCATTGATGTAGCCATGAATGCACACGCCGTGCATGTACAGAATGTATATAACAAACCGATCATGTCTTCCGTCCACGGACTGTTTAGTGTAGGCGGTTTGCTGGGTTCAATCGGACTGGGATTTTTAATCCAGATTGGCTTAACACCTATTGCTGCCGCAGTGAGCATTGCTATCCTTTTGGTCCTGATTGTTTTTGGGCAATACAAGCATTTGCTCGATGGTAAAACCGAAAAGGCCATCAGCCACTCGCATTCAGGAGAAAACGTGGTTACGGCAAAAGGATCATTTCCATGGCTGCGCAAAACTGTTATTTACCTGGGTTTTTTATGTTTCGTGGTGTTTCTTGCTGAAGGCGCCATGCTCGACTGGAGTGCCGTCTTCTTAAAAGAAAACCGGGGCGTATCTATTGAATGGGCGGGCATCGGGTATGCCGCGTTTTCCATTGCCATGGCGATCATGCGATTGGTGGGCGACAAAATTGTATCCAGGTTGGATGGCAAAAAAGTAGTGGTATATGGCAGCCTGCTTGCTGCATCCGGATTGTTCCTGGCGGTATTAACACCCTGGCTGGCAACTGCCTTGGCAGGCTTCATTTTATTGGGCATCGGTGCTGCCAATATTGTTCCCGTATTTTTCAGTGAAGGTGGCCGCATAAAAGGGGTTCCGGCTGGCATAGCGATCCCTGCCATCACTACATATGGCTATGCCGGACAGTTGGCTGGTCCGGCTGCTTTAGGGTATATCGCCAACCAATTTTCGTTGCCCGTTGCCATCGGGTTTACCGGTGTGCTGTTATTGTTCGTGGCCCTCTCCTATCTTTCGAAGGCTTAG
- a CDS encoding SusD/RagB family nutrient-binding outer membrane lipoprotein, whose amino-acid sequence MCREYSNITMKSLLSSLLGFALVTVLLSGCTKDYTKINTDANSLSSVGPNEYPYMFSYALMSPMLSPDNFEIGEGTIASVYSQFFSQAAHSFPTDRYVVVQPWMPACWNPVYINAAPQLKTIMNNTDVNSAENALANIWWVWMFHRVTDYFGPVPYFDAASGQSSVAYTPQDSIYYDFFPRLTAAVEVLKNHTSEKPFGSYDLVFGKKSDPVNSWIKFANSLRLRLALRISKVAPDRARTEAEAAVAAGVMTDLSDDAYMPHNKINYNEFNGLAVTAGWDDVRMSSAMASILKGYSDPRLSVYWQPAVATGEYTGARNGMFTSEKIIEENSRLFTSNLGTKWTYWDTNVNDWKTNYDAPQSIIVSAESYFLKAEGALNGWNMGGTARDFYEAGIRRSMQQWGITDQTAINDYIASNATPIALNDYFDSPAVNDYPIAFSASADMQRKQIAQQKWLALFPDGMEGWAEVRRTGFPELYHIIHSENPDISENQFIRRMPFLSAEAQTNGAAVSKAVGMLGGPDKVTTPLWWDKN is encoded by the coding sequence ATGTGTCGAGAATATAGCAATATAACCATGAAATCACTGTTGTCCAGCCTGCTTGGATTTGCCCTTGTAACGGTACTGTTATCGGGCTGTACCAAGGATTATACCAAGATCAATACCGATGCCAACTCATTGAGCAGCGTTGGTCCGAATGAGTATCCTTACATGTTTTCCTATGCCCTGATGAGCCCGATGTTGAGTCCGGATAATTTCGAGATAGGCGAGGGAACCATTGCTTCGGTGTATTCCCAGTTCTTTTCCCAGGCTGCGCATTCTTTTCCGACGGACCGTTATGTAGTGGTTCAGCCCTGGATGCCCGCCTGCTGGAATCCAGTGTATATTAATGCTGCCCCCCAGCTAAAGACCATCATGAATAATACCGATGTCAACTCAGCTGAAAACGCCCTGGCAAATATCTGGTGGGTATGGATGTTCCACCGGGTGACCGATTATTTCGGTCCTGTACCATATTTTGATGCAGCATCCGGACAAAGTTCTGTAGCCTATACCCCACAGGATTCCATATACTATGATTTCTTCCCACGTTTGACTGCTGCCGTGGAGGTGCTGAAGAACCATACCAGCGAGAAACCTTTTGGTTCTTATGACCTGGTGTTTGGCAAGAAATCGGATCCGGTTAATTCGTGGATCAAATTTGCCAATTCCCTGCGCCTTCGCCTGGCGCTCAGGATTTCCAAAGTGGCTCCGGACCGGGCCCGTACAGAAGCTGAAGCCGCCGTTGCGGCGGGCGTTATGACCGATCTTTCAGATGATGCGTATATGCCTCATAACAAGATCAATTACAATGAATTTAATGGCCTCGCAGTTACTGCCGGCTGGGATGATGTCAGGATGAGCTCTGCTATGGCCTCTATCCTGAAAGGATATAGCGATCCTCGTCTTTCTGTCTATTGGCAACCCGCTGTGGCAACCGGTGAATATACCGGAGCCCGTAACGGTATGTTTACATCAGAAAAGATCATCGAAGAGAATTCCCGGCTTTTCACATCCAACCTGGGTACGAAATGGACATATTGGGATACCAATGTTAATGACTGGAAGACTAATTATGATGCACCTCAAAGTATCATCGTTTCTGCAGAATCGTATTTCCTGAAAGCAGAAGGCGCCCTGAATGGCTGGAACATGGGTGGAACGGCCAGGGATTTCTATGAGGCAGGTATTCGCCGTTCTATGCAACAATGGGGTATCACTGATCAAACAGCTATTAATGATTATATCGCCAGCAATGCAACTCCAATTGCACTGAACGATTATTTCGATTCTCCCGCAGTTAATGATTACCCGATTGCATTCAGTGCCAGTGCAGACATGCAGCGGAAACAAATTGCGCAGCAAAAATGGCTGGCCCTCTTCCCGGATGGCATGGAAGGCTGGGCTGAGGTTAGGCGTACAGGGTTTCCTGAACTCTATCATATCATCCATAGCGAGAACCCCGATATTTCAGAAAACCAGTTTATCAGGAGGATGCCTTTTCTTTCTGCTGAGGCCCAGACCAATGGTGCCGCTGTTTCCAAAGCTGTAGGAATGCTCGGTGGTCCCGATAAAGTCACTACGCCGCTTTGGTGGGATAAGAATTAA
- the msrA gene encoding peptide-methionine (S)-S-oxide reductase MsrA — MATEKAILAGGCFWGVEELIRDLPGVTHTVVGYSGGEVKNATYRNHGNHAEAIAIDFDPAVLPYKKLLEFFFQIHDPTTKNRQGNDIGSSYRSAIFYNSPQQQQTASDLIAAMNASGKWPGPIVTELVPAGDFWDAEEEHQNYLQKHPNGYTCHWVRPDWTLQ; from the coding sequence ATGGCTACAGAAAAAGCGATCCTGGCCGGTGGATGTTTCTGGGGAGTAGAAGAGTTGATCCGCGACCTGCCAGGTGTAACACATACCGTGGTGGGTTATTCCGGCGGTGAAGTAAAAAACGCAACTTATCGAAACCATGGCAACCACGCAGAGGCTATCGCCATAGATTTCGACCCTGCTGTTTTACCTTACAAAAAGTTGTTGGAATTCTTTTTCCAGATACATGACCCTACCACTAAAAACAGGCAAGGCAATGACATCGGCAGCTCTTACAGGTCGGCTATATTTTACAATAGCCCTCAACAGCAACAAACTGCCAGCGATCTTATTGCTGCCATGAATGCCTCTGGAAAATGGCCTGGTCCCATTGTTACTGAACTGGTGCCGGCGGGTGATTTCTGGGATGCGGAAGAAGAGCACCAAAACTACCTGCAAAAACATCCCAATGGCTATACCTGCCACTGGGTGCGGCCAGACTGGACTTTACAATAA